The Acidimicrobiia bacterium genome has a window encoding:
- the pcrA gene encoding DNA helicase PcrA has translation MDAALFNSDSPLFEGLNPAQREGVAATDGPVLVVAGAGSGKTRVLTYRIAHLIRDLGVSPHAILAITFTNKAADEMKERVTSLVGSVAQSMWVSTFHSACVRILRREAHRLGYKSAFSIYDAADSLRLITMCVSDLDLDPKRFPPRSIRGAISNAKNELIDFETYRSQDSGFYHEQVADVYRLYQQRLLEASAMDFDDLLMVTVELLGAFPDVLSQYQRRFQYVLVDEYQDTNHAQYMLVKMLTDSHHNLCVVGDQDQSIYKFRGADIRNILEFEKDYPDARIVVLDRNYRSTEIILEAANAVIDNNLHRKPKRLWTDLGRGELITRYEAQDEHDEAAFVADQIELLDDQGYHRRDIAIFYRTNAQSRVLEEVFVRYGIPYNVVGGVKFYERREVRDALAYLRLIANRTDEVAVKRVINVPKRGIGQSTIAHMDRFAQDGRISFYDALTRIDEIGMVATRSAIRVKEFVGLIDRLEEAAADGPRAAIDAVLAETGYVAELEAERSVEALGRVENLRELASVAEEFEESMDGSITDDGPWATLSGLRKLELFLETVSLVTDIDELDDKAEAVTLMTLHTAKGLEYPVIFIVGMEDGVFPHSRSLGDPQELEEERRLCYVGVTRAEEKLYLTHAWQRMLFGSSSFNAPSRFLGEIPDDLITMAPKRTRRSQEVASPSPGSTVSADEIGVGDRVVHGKWGTGVVEEITGTGDRAEAWVVFDESGRKRLLLAWAPMQKA, from the coding sequence ATGGATGCAGCCCTCTTCAACTCTGATTCGCCTCTGTTCGAAGGCCTCAACCCTGCACAGCGTGAAGGCGTTGCCGCCACGGACGGGCCTGTTTTGGTCGTGGCCGGTGCTGGCTCGGGCAAGACCCGGGTGCTCACCTACCGGATCGCTCATCTGATTCGAGATCTCGGTGTGTCGCCGCATGCGATTCTGGCGATCACGTTCACGAACAAGGCCGCCGACGAGATGAAGGAACGTGTAACCAGCCTGGTCGGCAGCGTGGCGCAGTCGATGTGGGTCTCGACGTTCCACAGTGCCTGCGTTCGGATCCTCCGACGAGAAGCCCATCGCCTGGGCTACAAGTCCGCCTTCTCGATCTACGACGCAGCCGATTCCTTGCGGCTGATCACCATGTGTGTCTCGGATCTCGATCTCGATCCGAAGCGGTTTCCTCCCCGCAGCATCCGTGGGGCCATCTCGAACGCCAAGAACGAACTGATCGACTTCGAAACCTACCGGTCGCAGGACTCGGGCTTCTACCACGAGCAGGTTGCCGACGTGTACCGGCTCTACCAGCAGCGATTGCTCGAGGCTTCGGCGATGGATTTCGACGATCTGCTTATGGTCACCGTCGAGTTGCTCGGAGCTTTCCCGGACGTGCTCTCCCAGTATCAGCGCCGCTTCCAGTACGTCCTGGTCGACGAATACCAGGACACCAATCACGCCCAGTACATGCTGGTCAAGATGCTGACGGACTCGCATCACAATCTGTGTGTGGTGGGCGACCAGGACCAGTCGATATACAAGTTTCGAGGCGCCGATATCCGCAACATCCTCGAATTCGAGAAGGACTATCCGGATGCCCGGATCGTGGTCCTCGACAGAAACTACCGGTCAACCGAGATAATCCTCGAGGCTGCCAACGCGGTCATAGACAACAACCTGCATCGAAAGCCGAAACGGCTGTGGACCGACCTGGGCCGGGGTGAGCTGATCACCCGTTACGAAGCCCAGGACGAGCATGATGAGGCCGCCTTCGTTGCCGACCAGATCGAGCTCCTCGACGATCAGGGCTATCACCGCCGGGACATCGCCATCTTCTACCGCACGAACGCCCAGAGCCGTGTTCTCGAAGAAGTGTTCGTGCGATACGGCATCCCTTACAACGTCGTCGGGGGGGTGAAGTTCTACGAGCGGCGGGAGGTGCGGGACGCGCTCGCCTACCTGCGGCTGATCGCCAACCGTACCGACGAGGTGGCGGTGAAGCGGGTCATCAACGTGCCGAAGCGCGGCATCGGGCAGTCGACGATTGCCCATATGGATCGATTCGCCCAGGACGGGCGTATCTCTTTCTACGACGCCCTCACCCGCATCGATGAGATCGGCATGGTCGCTACCAGATCGGCAATCAGGGTCAAGGAGTTTGTCGGTTTGATCGACCGCCTGGAGGAGGCAGCGGCCGACGGACCGCGGGCGGCCATCGACGCGGTGCTGGCCGAAACGGGGTACGTCGCCGAGCTGGAAGCGGAACGATCGGTCGAAGCGCTCGGCCGTGTTGAGAACCTCCGTGAACTCGCCTCCGTGGCAGAAGAGTTCGAGGAGTCGATGGACGGGTCGATAACCGACGACGGACCCTGGGCGACACTGTCCGGACTTCGGAAACTGGAACTGTTCCTCGAGACCGTCAGCCTGGTCACCGACATCGACGAACTCGACGACAAGGCCGAAGCGGTGACGTTGATGACCCTCCATACGGCCAAAGGTCTCGAGTATCCGGTCATCTTCATCGTCGGGATGGAAGATGGGGTATTCCCACACTCGCGGTCGCTGGGAGATCCGCAAGAGCTCGAGGAGGAGCGGCGCCTCTGTTACGTGGGAGTGACCAGGGCCGAGGAGAAGCTCTACCTGACGCACGCCTGGCAGCGGATGCTGTTCGGCAGTTCGAGTTTCAACGCGCCGAGCAGATTCCTCGGCGAGATACCCGATGACCTGATCACGATGGCACCGAAGCGGACCCGTAGAAGCCAGGAGGTCGCTTCACCTTCGCCCGGTTCGACCGTTTCCGCCGATGAGATCGGCGTCGGTGACCGGGTAGTGCACGGCAAGTGGGGAACCGGCGTGGTGGAAGAGATCACCGGCACCGGCGACCGCGCAGAAGCCTGGGTGGTCTTCGACGAGAGCGGTCGCAAGCGGCTGTTGCTGGCATGGGCCCCGATGCAGAAAGCCTGA
- a CDS encoding HAMP domain-containing sensor histidine kinase, whose protein sequence is MSVWSILLVSIAVMVTAVAVYAVYSARRREDQARLAAERSEMIKNEFVAMVSHELRTPLTSIAGFASMLIEAWQDLPAEEVTEFLGIINSQSEHLSELVEDILVIPRIETGRLPLDLEDVDLSELAHRVNGFTFPPGMDKEAAVAIPGGVRVRADVRRVQQVLRNLLENAKKFGGDQILIEGAFLGDHYMVVVSDNGSGVPDDEVSRIFQQFEQIADGNTRIGSGTGLGLPIARELARAMGGDVWYERRFPMGSRFCYTLPVAPPAPVVGVQSEVPVRDSETIRD, encoded by the coding sequence ATGTCGGTGTGGTCGATTCTCCTCGTGTCGATAGCGGTCATGGTGACCGCCGTTGCCGTGTACGCGGTCTACTCGGCGCGACGTCGCGAGGATCAGGCCCGACTGGCGGCGGAACGATCCGAGATGATAAAGAACGAGTTCGTGGCGATGGTCAGCCACGAGTTGCGTACGCCGCTCACGTCGATTGCCGGTTTCGCTTCGATGCTCATCGAAGCCTGGCAGGACCTTCCGGCTGAAGAAGTCACCGAGTTCCTGGGCATCATCAACTCGCAGTCCGAACACTTGTCCGAGCTGGTCGAAGACATACTGGTCATTCCCCGCATCGAGACGGGGCGATTGCCGCTCGATCTGGAGGATGTCGACCTATCCGAACTCGCCCATCGGGTCAACGGTTTCACCTTCCCGCCGGGAATGGATAAAGAGGCGGCAGTTGCCATTCCCGGGGGTGTCAGGGTTCGGGCAGACGTCCGGCGAGTTCAGCAGGTGCTGAGGAACCTCCTCGAGAACGCCAAGAAGTTCGGAGGCGATCAGATCCTCATCGAAGGCGCCTTCCTCGGCGACCACTACATGGTCGTGGTCTCCGACAATGGTTCCGGAGTTCCGGACGACGAAGTCAGTCGCATTTTCCAGCAGTTCGAGCAGATCGCGGACGGCAATACGAGGATCGGATCTGGGACTGGTCTCGGCTTGCCGATTGCGAGGGAGCTGGCCAGAGCCATGGGCGGGGACGTCTGGTACGAACGCCGGTTCCCGATGGGCAGCCGGTTTTGCTACACCCTCCCCGTTGCTCCGCCTGCCCCGGTCGTCGGGGTGCAGTCCGAGGTGCCGGTCCGGGATTCGGAAACGATAAGGGATTAG
- a CDS encoding response regulator, producing MKILIADDSPVIRHAVAALLGKNGIEAVTAENGIEAIQKFYAEMPDLVLMDIQMPGMTGYVACRLLKEDWTVANIPVLILTAHDSAEDRYWSAKSGADGYLTKESLGDDLLRAIRSAYASRALSELSGEQRTPLELNETDVLSRVTELLDRKLFETTIINDIVTMATRTTDLSSTLEQTMFIVRRFVEYDLAGITVVGDRLLKLRADSPVSRSSILDFRRLTAGHVEQLAAMSLSPEELTISLTELDNITDGVDEGDQWPSFAALALRSHGETVGVLTLAAKTPAVFPPEVLKTLRMVEHPIAAVLASARNHQRVLQQEAQASLSSLYGTNG from the coding sequence ATGAAGATCCTGATTGCCGACGACAGTCCGGTCATCCGTCACGCGGTGGCAGCCCTGCTGGGCAAGAACGGCATCGAGGCGGTCACCGCTGAGAACGGCATCGAGGCCATCCAGAAGTTCTACGCCGAAATGCCGGATCTGGTCCTCATGGACATCCAGATGCCGGGCATGACCGGATACGTTGCCTGTCGTCTGCTGAAAGAGGACTGGACGGTCGCCAACATCCCCGTCTTGATTCTCACCGCACACGACTCCGCAGAGGACCGCTACTGGAGCGCCAAGTCGGGTGCGGATGGGTATCTGACCAAGGAGTCTTTGGGCGATGATCTGCTACGTGCCATCAGGTCGGCTTACGCCAGCCGTGCCCTCTCCGAGCTATCGGGCGAGCAGCGGACTCCACTCGAGTTGAACGAGACCGACGTTCTCAGTCGGGTCACCGAACTGCTCGACAGGAAGCTCTTCGAAACGACGATTATCAACGACATCGTGACGATGGCCACTCGCACCACCGATCTGTCTTCAACGCTCGAGCAAACGATGTTCATCGTTCGCCGGTTTGTCGAATACGACCTCGCCGGCATCACGGTTGTGGGGGATCGGCTGCTGAAGCTTCGGGCAGATTCACCCGTGTCGCGCTCGAGCATCCTCGACTTTCGCCGGTTGACGGCCGGGCATGTGGAGCAACTGGCCGCCATGTCTTTGAGCCCCGAGGAGTTGACGATCTCATTGACCGAGTTGGACAACATCACCGACGGTGTCGACGAAGGAGACCAGTGGCCTTCGTTTGCAGCGCTTGCACTCCGTTCGCACGGAGAGACGGTGGGCGTGTTGACACTCGCCGCGAAGACTCCGGCGGTCTTTCCGCCGGAAGTTCTCAAGACGCTGCGAATGGTCGAACACCCCATTGCCGCAGTGTTGGCTTCGGCACGCAATCACCAGCGGGTGCTCCAGCAAGAGGCGCAGGCGAGTTTGTCGTCGCTCTATGGAACGAACGGATGA
- a CDS encoding response regulator, giving the protein MDWSENLELRAIFREEVAERARNLVEGGKALGAVELGEHALGDLARDGHTIKGNALVMGFPTIADAGKLLESTWKEIRDGRRDPSPQLGELLARLASLLLAAVDIEGRDEPRELLAALAAVRDYIGGGHTPPEDRSAGGGGASAPPSGGTAPSGPGSPSGPGSPVGGVATARYRLQQADRGSGTEQADGRDLVDLGGLLSTIEGRVIGEATRVESAKLFELINRFVEVKLDMEALAQDLRGLRTAVAAGPGEVAALAVTWEGSVCRLQRSLDELQTQALDLATVPLREVTDTFPQLANYLGRRTGKELRFELIGDDVEVDRQIVDALREPLRHLLVNAIDHGIEMPRERIDAGKSSTATVSIRATVKDHKLVVTVQDDGRGVDWDRVRQVAEEHSDSASAFTGDDLGRILFGAGFSTVADRTDLSGDGLGLASASEMAAAMNGGLRLDTTPGAGTSVTLTLPASLAMQDVLLVRSDGHRWGIPEVSVLATFPMAAAELHPGERRMELWYEGLTLPLSSFAFAVGLSETEEPNDIVVLSTRLGPVALTVPCVEGRRQVAVKGLGPVLAGSPHLAGAALLGGGEVVVVVDPDQLSDRVRSVPLPVKHRPKVLVVDDSQGVRQLVGAALSGQGFDVVAASSADEAVHELAKSDFDALVVDYQMPGSDGIELVQLVRAGSRSLPIVMVSAVATPDDQDRAWKSGVDAYLDKFDLRKGALVDTLRKLLQMRGVAFKEQSA; this is encoded by the coding sequence GTGGACTGGAGTGAAAACCTGGAGCTACGCGCCATCTTCCGGGAGGAGGTGGCCGAGCGAGCCCGTAACCTCGTCGAGGGTGGCAAGGCCCTCGGCGCGGTAGAGCTCGGCGAGCACGCCCTGGGTGATCTGGCCAGGGACGGCCACACGATCAAGGGCAATGCCCTGGTCATGGGGTTCCCGACCATTGCAGACGCCGGCAAGCTCCTCGAGAGTACCTGGAAGGAGATCCGGGACGGCAGGAGAGACCCTTCGCCGCAGCTCGGAGAGCTGCTCGCTCGTCTTGCGTCCTTGTTGCTGGCGGCCGTCGACATCGAAGGGCGCGATGAGCCCCGCGAGCTGTTGGCCGCCCTTGCCGCCGTTCGTGATTACATCGGAGGCGGTCATACGCCGCCGGAGGATCGGAGCGCCGGTGGGGGAGGTGCATCTGCACCGCCTTCCGGCGGAACCGCTCCGTCCGGGCCCGGTTCTCCGTCCGGCCCCGGCTCTCCGGTCGGTGGCGTTGCAACGGCTCGATACCGGCTGCAGCAGGCTGATCGTGGGTCCGGTACAGAGCAGGCCGACGGGCGCGATCTGGTCGATCTCGGTGGGCTGCTCTCGACGATCGAAGGCCGGGTCATCGGTGAGGCCACCAGAGTGGAGTCGGCGAAGCTGTTCGAGCTCATCAACCGGTTCGTCGAAGTGAAGCTCGACATGGAGGCTCTGGCGCAGGATCTGCGAGGTTTGCGGACGGCTGTCGCCGCCGGGCCGGGCGAGGTTGCCGCACTGGCGGTGACCTGGGAAGGATCAGTCTGCCGTCTTCAGCGTTCGCTTGACGAACTCCAGACGCAGGCACTGGATCTTGCCACCGTGCCTTTGCGAGAAGTGACCGACACCTTCCCGCAGTTGGCCAACTACCTCGGACGCCGGACCGGGAAGGAGTTGAGATTCGAGTTGATCGGCGACGACGTCGAAGTCGATCGCCAGATCGTCGATGCCTTGCGGGAGCCGCTTCGGCATCTTCTGGTCAACGCAATAGACCATGGAATCGAGATGCCTCGCGAGCGGATAGACGCAGGGAAGTCTTCGACGGCGACCGTATCGATTCGGGCGACCGTCAAGGATCACAAACTCGTCGTTACCGTTCAGGATGACGGCAGGGGAGTCGACTGGGATCGGGTGCGCCAGGTGGCAGAAGAACACTCTGATTCCGCCTCAGCGTTCACCGGCGATGACCTGGGTCGCATTCTCTTCGGGGCCGGGTTCTCGACGGTGGCGGATCGCACGGATCTGAGTGGTGACGGCCTGGGCCTGGCGTCCGCTTCAGAGATGGCGGCTGCCATGAACGGCGGTTTGCGCCTGGATACCACGCCGGGTGCGGGGACCTCGGTGACCCTCACGTTGCCGGCGTCGCTGGCCATGCAGGATGTCTTGCTGGTTCGATCCGACGGGCATCGGTGGGGTATCCCGGAGGTATCCGTGCTGGCTACGTTCCCGATGGCTGCCGCAGAGCTTCACCCGGGTGAGCGCCGTATGGAGCTCTGGTATGAGGGGCTCACGCTGCCGCTCTCGTCGTTTGCCTTCGCGGTCGGACTGTCCGAAACCGAGGAGCCCAACGACATAGTGGTGCTCTCGACCCGTCTTGGCCCGGTGGCTCTGACGGTTCCATGTGTCGAGGGCCGGCGCCAGGTCGCCGTCAAAGGCCTGGGGCCGGTTCTGGCAGGTTCGCCTCACCTGGCCGGCGCCGCGCTGTTGGGAGGCGGTGAGGTTGTGGTGGTGGTCGATCCGGATCAGCTGAGCGACCGCGTGCGCTCGGTTCCGCTGCCCGTCAAGCACCGCCCGAAGGTGCTGGTGGTGGATGATTCGCAAGGGGTCCGGCAGTTGGTCGGGGCAGCGCTCTCGGGGCAGGGTTTCGATGTCGTCGCAGCTTCGAGTGCGGACGAAGCCGTTCATGAACTGGCCAAGTCAGACTTCGATGCCCTGGTGGTGGACTATCAAATGCCCGGTTCGGACGGTATCGAACTCGTGCAACTGGTGCGTGCCGGGTCGCGCTCGCTGCCCATTGTCATGGTGTCCGCCGTAGCCACCCCGGACGATCAGGATCGTGCGTGGAAGTCCGGAGTCGATGCCTATCTCGACAAGTTCGATCTTCGCAAGGGTGCGCTGGTCGACACGTTGCGCAAGCTGCTGCAGATGCGGGGAGTCGCATTCAAGGAGCAATCCGCATGA
- the guaA gene encoding glutamine-hydrolyzing GMP synthase translates to MSAASEVSAGQASSGDFDRVLVVDLGAQYAQLIARRVREAHVLSEIVPRDITAEEVRARKPIGIILSGGPASVYSEDAYGIDTELFAAGVPVLGICYGHQLLAHSLGGTVERTGSAEYGKTALDVVGDSVLFSSLPPRQDVWMSHGDAVVAAPDGFSVTASTAGSPVAAMENREKGLFGVQFHPEVMHTPRGTELLQRFLYEACGARPTWTHHSIIEKSVEAIRAQIGDQKVICGLSGGVDSSVAAALVQKAVGSQLICIFVDHGLLRSGEAEQVEATFRDTFHVNLIHVKAEDRFLAALAGVTDPESKRKIIGETFIRVFEDVAAELTDTPFLVQGTLYPDIIESGTKDAAKIKSHHNVGGLPEDMQFELVEPLRDLFKDEVRSVGEELGLPPEIVWRQPFPGPGLAIRIIGDVTRERLDILRAADSIILEEVRRAGLYNELWQSFGVLPLIKTVGVQGDGRTYAHPLIIRAVTSDDAMTADWARVPYDVLEAMSSRIINEVPEINRVAYDISSKPPATIEWE, encoded by the coding sequence ATGTCGGCGGCCTCGGAAGTTTCGGCCGGGCAGGCGTCGTCGGGTGATTTCGATCGGGTTCTGGTGGTGGATCTGGGCGCCCAGTACGCCCAGTTGATCGCCCGACGAGTACGGGAGGCTCATGTCCTCTCCGAGATCGTGCCGCGCGATATCACCGCCGAAGAAGTCAGGGCACGAAAGCCGATCGGCATCATCCTGTCCGGCGGTCCGGCTTCTGTGTACTCGGAGGACGCCTACGGAATCGACACCGAACTGTTTGCGGCCGGTGTGCCGGTGCTGGGCATCTGCTACGGCCATCAGTTGCTGGCGCATTCGCTCGGTGGAACTGTGGAGAGGACCGGATCGGCAGAGTACGGAAAGACCGCTCTTGACGTCGTCGGGGACTCGGTGCTGTTCTCGAGCCTGCCTCCGCGCCAGGACGTGTGGATGAGTCACGGTGATGCCGTGGTGGCCGCCCCCGACGGCTTTTCTGTGACGGCCAGCACAGCCGGTTCTCCGGTGGCAGCCATGGAGAACCGGGAGAAGGGGCTCTTCGGCGTTCAGTTCCACCCGGAGGTGATGCACACGCCGCGCGGTACCGAGTTGCTGCAACGCTTCCTGTATGAGGCCTGCGGAGCGCGGCCTACCTGGACCCACCACTCGATCATCGAGAAATCCGTCGAGGCGATCCGTGCCCAAATCGGGGATCAGAAGGTGATTTGCGGGTTGTCGGGTGGCGTCGACTCATCCGTCGCCGCCGCCCTGGTGCAGAAGGCGGTCGGGAGCCAGCTGATCTGTATCTTCGTCGATCACGGCCTTCTGCGTTCCGGTGAGGCGGAACAGGTCGAGGCAACGTTTCGCGACACCTTCCACGTCAACCTCATCCATGTGAAGGCGGAGGATCGTTTCCTCGCAGCTCTGGCAGGTGTGACCGATCCGGAATCGAAGAGGAAGATCATCGGGGAGACCTTCATCCGCGTGTTCGAGGACGTGGCCGCCGAACTCACCGATACGCCGTTCCTGGTCCAGGGAACGCTCTATCCGGACATCATCGAATCGGGGACGAAGGACGCCGCCAAGATCAAGAGCCATCACAATGTCGGGGGGCTGCCGGAAGACATGCAGTTCGAACTCGTTGAGCCGCTGCGCGATCTCTTCAAGGACGAGGTTCGCTCGGTCGGCGAGGAGCTCGGACTCCCGCCCGAAATCGTATGGCGTCAGCCGTTCCCGGGTCCGGGCCTGGCGATCCGCATAATCGGCGACGTCACTCGCGAACGGCTCGATATCTTGCGGGCGGCCGACTCGATCATTCTCGAAGAGGTTCGCAGAGCGGGCTTGTACAACGAGTTGTGGCAGTCGTTCGGGGTGTTGCCCCTTATCAAGACCGTCGGCGTGCAAGGCGATGGACGTACCTATGCTCATCCTTTGATCATTCGTGCCGTGACCAGCGACGACGCGATGACGGCTGACTGGGCGCGGGTACCGTACGACGTGCTCGAGGCTATGTCGTCCCGGATCATCAACGAGGTCCCTGAAATCAATCGGGTGGCTTACGACATCTCGTCCAAGCCCCCGGCCACCATCGAGTGGGAGTGA
- a CDS encoding GuaB3 family IMP dehydrogenase-related protein has product MVEIDIGIGKTGRRAYGFDDIAIVPSRRTRDPDDVDISWQIDAFQFGLPMMGSAMDSAISPATAIEIGRLGGLGVLNLEGLWTRYENPEIYFEEIAELSPETATRRMQEIYNEPINPDLVGRRVGEMKAAGIVTAASLTPQRVGSLYKHALQGGLDILVVQGTVVSAEHVSTRTEPLDLGRFIAELEVPAIVGGCASYSTALHLMRTGAVGVLVGVGPGAACTTRGVLGVGVPQATAIADAAGARIRYLDETGRYVHVIADGGMRTGGDVSKAIACGADAVMVGSPLASAAEAPGRGSHWGMATFHPTLPRGARVQVGTLGTLEEILTGPAHENDGRRNLFGALRVSMATTGYANLKEFQKAEVMVAPSLQSEGKALQRSQRVGMG; this is encoded by the coding sequence CTGGTGGAGATCGATATCGGTATCGGCAAGACCGGTCGACGGGCGTACGGCTTCGATGACATAGCAATAGTCCCCAGCCGGCGGACCCGTGACCCCGACGATGTGGACATCAGCTGGCAGATCGACGCGTTCCAGTTCGGGTTGCCGATGATGGGATCAGCCATGGACTCGGCCATCAGTCCGGCTACGGCAATCGAGATCGGCCGGCTGGGCGGACTCGGTGTTCTCAATCTCGAGGGACTCTGGACCCGCTACGAGAACCCGGAGATCTATTTCGAGGAGATTGCGGAGTTGTCTCCTGAGACGGCGACCCGTCGCATGCAGGAGATCTATAACGAGCCGATCAATCCCGACCTGGTGGGCCGCCGTGTCGGAGAGATGAAGGCTGCCGGGATCGTCACCGCGGCGAGTCTGACACCGCAGAGAGTCGGGAGTCTCTACAAACATGCATTGCAGGGCGGGCTCGACATTCTGGTCGTTCAGGGAACCGTGGTATCGGCAGAACATGTGTCGACCAGGACCGAACCGCTCGACCTGGGACGCTTCATAGCCGAACTCGAAGTACCGGCCATCGTCGGGGGATGCGCTTCGTATTCGACCGCACTTCACTTGATGCGTACGGGGGCAGTGGGTGTACTGGTAGGAGTGGGTCCGGGAGCTGCCTGTACAACGCGCGGTGTCCTGGGCGTCGGGGTACCTCAGGCAACTGCGATAGCCGATGCGGCCGGAGCCCGCATTCGCTACCTCGACGAGACCGGACGCTACGTCCACGTGATCGCCGACGGCGGGATGAGGACCGGCGGAGACGTCTCGAAAGCCATAGCTTGTGGTGCAGACGCGGTGATGGTCGGGTCGCCGCTTGCCTCTGCAGCCGAGGCCCCCGGCAGGGGTTCGCATTGGGGGATGGCGACCTTCCACCCGACGCTGCCGCGCGGGGCTCGAGTTCAGGTCGGCACTCTCGGCACGCTCGAAGAGATTCTCACCGGCCCGGCCCACGAGAACGACGGCCGCCGCAACCTCTTCGGAGCATTGCGGGTCTCGATGGCGACGACCGGCTATGCCAATCTGAAGGAGTTCCAGAAGGCTGAAGTGATGGTTGCGCCATCGCTCCAGTCGGAAGGGAAAGCGTTGCAACGATCGCAACGAGTCGGGATGGGTTGA